A window of Enterobacter ludwigii genomic DNA:
ATGACCTGATTGACTGGCCAGTAATGGCTGAGGTCGGCCTGAGTATCGCTGTTGCCGATGCGCATCCGCTGTTGCTCCCACGCGCTGACTACGTTACCCACATCAATGGCGGCCGCGGTGCCGTACGTGAAGTCTGCGATCTGCTTCTGCTGGCGCAAGGCAAGCTTGATGAGGCCAAAGGGCAATCAATATGAGTAAAACCAGACGTTGGGTTATCATTCTGCTTTCGCTTGTCGCACTGGTATTGATTGGCGTGAATATTGCCGATCGCGACGATACGCAAACGGAAGTGATCAACAATAACGATCCAACCTATAAAAGCGATCACAGCGACACAGTGGTCTACAGCCCGGAAGGGGCACTGAACTATCGCCTGATTGCCCAGCATGTTGAATATTTTTCAGATGACGGTATTTCGTGGTTTACCCAACCTGTCATGACGACGTTTGATAAGGACAAAGTCCCGACGTGGTCAATCAAGTCAGACCGGGCAAAACTGACAAATGACCGTATGCTTTATCTATATGGCCACGTTGAAGTCAACGCTCTGACGCCTGACTCGCAACTGCGAAAAATTACGACGGATAATGCCCAGATCAACCTGGTGACCCAGGATGTGACGTCGCAGGATCTGGTCACACTGTATGGCACAACATTTAATTCCAGCGGTTTAAGAATGCGCGGGAACTTACGCAGCAAAAACGCCGAGCTGATTGAAAAGGTTAGAACCTCCTATGAAATTCAAAACAAACAAACTCAGCCTTAAAGTAATTATCGCCAGTGCGATGCTGGCGACCAGTCTCCCCGCGCTTGCTGTAACGGGCGATACCGACCAGCCGATCCATATCGAGTCAGACACGCAGTCTCTTGATATGCAGGGTAACGTCGTCACCTTTACAGGTAATGTCGTCATGACCCAGGGCACCATCAAAATCAACGCCGACAAAGTGGTCGTTACCCGTCCGGGTGGTGAGCAGGGCAAAGAGATTATTGATGGCTACGGCAACCCGGCAACCTTCTACCAGATGCAGGACAACGGCAAGCCGGTGAAGGGCCACGCCACGCACATGCACTATGAGCTGGCGAAGGATCTGGTCATCCTGACGGGTAATGCCTATCTGGAACAGCTGGACAGCAATATTACCGGCGACCAGATCACCTATCTGGTGAAAGAGCAAAAAATGCAGGCCTCCAGCGAGAAAGGCAAACGCGTAACCACCGTGCTGGTTCCGTCGCAGCTGCAGGACAAAGGTAAAGGCCAGGCCCCGGCACAGAAGAAGAGTAACTAATTCGTTATGGCAACATTAACTGCAAAAAATCTCGCGAAGGCCTATAAGGGCCGCCGTGTCGTAGAAGATGTCAGTCTGACCGTCAACTCCGGCGAAATTGTAGGCCTGCTTGGCCCTAACGGTGCGGGTAAAACCACAACCTTCTACATGGTCGTTGGCATTGTGCCGCGCGATGCCGGCAACATTGTTATTGACGATGAAGACATCAGTCTTCTGCCGTTGCACGCTCGCGCGCGTCGCGGAATCGGCTATCTGCCGCAGGAAGCCTCTATTTTCCGTCGTCTTAGCGTTTACGATAACCTGATGGCGGTTCTACAAATTCGTAACGACCTGACCAGCGAACAGCGACAGGATCGTGCCAACGAGCTGATGGAAGAGTTCCACATTGAGCACCTGCGTGACAGCCTCGGTCAGGCGCTCTCCGGGGGTGAACGTCGCCGCGTTGAAATCGCGCGTGCGCTGGCCGCAAACCCGAAATTTATCCTTCTGGATGAACCGTTTGCGGGCGTTGACCCAATCTCCGTTATCGACATTAAACGTATCATTGAACACCTGCGCGACAGCGGGCTTGGTGTACTGATCACTGACCACAACGTGCGTGAAACGCTGGCCGTGTGTGAACGCGCCTATATTGTGAGCCAGGGCAATCTGATCGCCCACGGTACGCCGCAGCAGATCCTCGAAGATGATCATGTTAAGCGCGTCTATCTTGGGGAAGACTTCAGACTCTGATAGGGTAGAGGTAACGTAACGCCGAACCGGAGAAAAATGCTCTGAACATGAAGCAAGGTTTGCAATTAAGGCTCAGCCAACAACTGGCGATGACGCCGCAGCTACAGCAGGCAATTCGCCTGTTGCAACTGTCCACGTTAGAACTCCAGCAGGAGCTCCAGCAGGCGCTGGACAGCAATCCGCTGCTGGAACAAACCGATCTTCATGACGAGGTAGATACCCAGCAGTCGCAGGATACAGAAGCGCTCGATACCGCTGATGCACTCGAACAAAAAGAGATGCCGGACGAGCTTCCGCTGGATGCCAGCTGGGATGAAATCTACACCGCCGGAACCCCTTCCGGTACGCGTGCAGACTACCAGGATGATGAGCTACCGGTCTATCAGGGTGAAACCACCCAGTCGCTACAGGATTATCTGATGTGGCAGGTGGAACTGACCCCCTTCTCCGATACCGACCGCGCGATTGCCACGTCAATTGTCGATGCCGTTGACGACACGGGCTATTTGACCCTCACGCTGGACGATATTCTGGAAAGCATGGGCGACGAAGAGATTGAACTCGAAGAGATTGAAGCGGTTCTGAAGCGTATCCAGCGTTTCGATCCGGTCGGTGTGGCGGCAAAAGATCTACGCGACTGCCTGCTGATCCAGCTTTCTCAGTTCAGCAAAGAGACGCCATGGATTGATGAGGCACGCGTTATCATTAGCGATCATCTGGATCTGTTGGCTAACCACGATTTCCGCACCCTGATGCGCGTCACGCGCCTGAAAGAAGAGGTGCTGAAAGAAGCGGTGAATCTGATCCAGTCGCTCGATCCACGCCCCGGACAGTCGATCCAGACCAGCGAACCTGAGTACGTGATCCCGGATGTGCTGGTCAGAAAACACAATGGCCGCTGGGTCGTTGAACTGAACTCTGACAGCATCCCTCGCCTGCAAATCAACCAGCAGTATGCCTCCATGTGCACCAGCGCACGAAACGACTCTGACAACCAATATATTCGTAGCAATCTGCAGGAAGCGCGATGGTTGATCAAAAGTCTGGAGAGCCGAAATGATACGCTGCTCCGCGTCAGCCGCTGTATTGTCGAACAGCAGCAGGCTTTCTTTGAGCAGGGCGAAGAGTATATGAAACCGATGGTACTGGCAGATATTGCCCAGGCCGTCGAGATGCATGAATCAACCATTTCCCGCGTCACCACGCAGAAGTATCTGCACAGTCCACGCGGTATTTTTGAGCTTAAGTATTTCTTCTCCAGTCATGTGAATACCGAGGGCGGCGGTGAAGCGTCGTCAACGGCAATTCGCGCACTGGTGAAGAAGTTGATCGCCGCGGAGAACCCCGCGAAGCCACTGAGTGACAGTAAGTTAACCACCATGCTGTCCGACCAGGGTATTATGGTGGCACGTCGTACTGTTGCGAAGTATCGAGAGTCTTTATCCATTCCGCCGTCCAACCAGCGTAAGCAGCTGGTTTGACACAACCGATAAGGAAGACACTATGCAGCTCAACATCACTGGACAAAACGTCGAAATTACTGAGGCTTTACGCGACTTCGTGAACGCGAAGTTTGCCAAACTCGAGCAGTATTTCGAAAGGATCAATCAGGTCTATATTGTGTTGAAAGTGGAGAAAGTGACTCATATCTCGGATGCAACCCTGCACGTCAACGGGGGTGAACTCCATGCCAGTGCGGAAGGGCAAGACATGTATGCGGCTATCGACGGCTTGATTGATAAGCTTGCGCGACAGCTTAATAAACATAAAGATAAACTGAAACAACACTAATTGTCCGGGCAGTTAACGGGTGCAGGACGGCCTGTTGTGAAACACAACGGGCCATTTGTACAGTTAGCGCTTAGGTGAAATTATGATGAACAACGATTCCGCTCTTCAACTGAGCAATGTCCTTAACCAGGAATGTACCCGCAGTGCAGTTCACTGCCAGAGCAAAAAGCGTGCGCTGGAGATCATCAGTGAACTGGCCGCAAAACAGCTGGGCCTGCCACCGCAGGTAGTGTTCGAAGCTATCCTGACCCGTGAAAAGATGGGCAGTACCGGCATCGGCAATGGCATCGCGATCCCGCATGGCAAACTGGAAGAAGACACCTTGCGTGCCGTCGGTGTGTTTGTGCAACTGGAAACCCCTATCGCCTTCGATGCCATTGATAACCAGCCCGTCGATCTCCTCTTCGCGCTGCTGGTGCCTGCTGACCAGACGAAAACCCACCTGCATACGCTTTCTCTGGTCGCAAAACGCCTGGCTGATAAAACCATTTGCCGTCGACTGCGCTCAGCCCAAAGTGATGAAGAGCTCTATCAAATTATCACTGAAGCAGAAGGCAATCAGGATGATGCATAACCAGGAGATGGCTTTCACATCTGTTGTCCTGAGGAGAAACGGAACATGGTACTGATGATTGTCAGTGGCCGTTCAGGGTCGGGGAAATCCGTTGCTCTGCGCGCGCTGGAAGACATGGGTTTTTACTGCGTAGATAACCTGCCGGTCGTGTTGTTACCCGATCTGGCTCGGACGCTTGCGGAAAGACAAACCTCTGCCGCCGTCAGTATCGACGTTCGTAATATGCCTGAATCGCCAGAAATTTTTGAGCAGGCGATGAGTAACCTGCCTGAGGAATTCTCACCTCAGTTGCTGTTCCTGGATGCAGATCGTAATACCCTGATCCGCCGCTACAGCGATACCCGCCGTCTGCATCCGCTTTCCAGTAAGAACCTCTCTCTGGAGAGCGCTATCGACGAAGAGAGCGATCTGCTGGAGCCGCTTCGTTCTCGTGCTGACCTGATCGTCGACACCTCTGAGATGTCCGTTCATGAGCTGGCGGAAATGCTGCGTACCCGTTTGTTGGGCAAGCGCGAGCGTGAACTGACGATGGTGTTCGAGTCCTTCGGCTTTAAGCACGGTATCCCCATTGATGCGGATTATGTTTTCGACGTGCGTTTCCTGCCGAACCCGCACTGGGATCCGAAACTGCGTCCAATGACAGGTCTGGATAAACCCGTCGCGGCCTTCCTCGACCGACACACAGAAGTTCACAATTTTATCTACCAGACGCGAAGCTACCTTGAGCTATGGTTACCTATGCTGGAAACAAACAATCGTAGCTACCTGACAGTGGCGATTGGCTGTACCGGCGGTAAACATCGTTCGGTCTACATCGCCGAACAGCTGGCCGATTATTTCCGTTCACGCGGAAAGAACGTTCAGTCCCGTCATCGCACGCTGGAAAAACGTAAAACATGACCGTAAAACAAACTGTTGAGATCACCAATAAGCTGGGCATGCACGCACGCCCGGCGATGAAGCTGTTTGAGCTGATGCAGGGGTTCGATGCAGAAGTTCTGCTGCGTAATGATGAAGGCACAGAAGCGGAAGCGAACAGCGTGATCGCACTGCTGATGCTGGACTCAGCCAAAGGACGCCAGATTGAAGTAGAAGCCACCGGCCCCCAGGAAGAGGAAGCGCTGGCGGCGGTGATTGCGCTGTTTAACGCCGGTTTTGACGAAGACTAACGTTCGTCCCTTCGGCGGGTGGCGCTGTGCTTACCCGCCCTACATGAGATTATTACGCTGCATAAAACCCTCCCCGCCCAGTTGATTCATCTGGCGCATAATCCACGCCTGTCGGCTTCGCACGTAGCCTGATGGGGCACTGGCTTTAAAACGGATGGGATTAGGTAAAACAGCGGCCAATAGCGCAGCTTCTGACATACTTAGACGGCTTGCAGGCTTATTGAAATAACGCTGCGCAGCGGCTTCCACACCAAATACGCCGTCGCCAAACTCAGCGATATTGAGATAGACGGTCAGAATGCGTCTTTTACTCCAGACCGTTTCCATCCCCAGGGTCAACCCCGCTTCCAGCCCTTTTCGCACCCAGCTTCGACCCTCCCATAAAAACAGATTTTTGGCCGTCTGCTGCGACAACGTCGACGCACCGCGCACGCGATTTTCGTGGCGTTCGTTATGAGCAAGCGCCTTCTCAATGGCCGCCACGTCGAACCCCCAGTGCTCCGGGAATTTCTGATCCTCTGCCGCGATGACTGCCAGCCCCATGAACGGTGAAATCTCGTCCATGCTTACCCAGTCGGAATGGGCAACATAGCGGAAATCCCCAGAAAGCCATGCGCCAATCTGGCGCTCAACCATCACAGCAGAGAAAGGGACCGGTACGATGCTGAATAAAGCAATCCCGCCGCCCCAGAAGACCGCCAGTACGAGCAGAGCTCTCAGCAGGATACGCTTTAACCTTGCACCGGGACTGAACTTACGACTCATTCAGCAAGCACCAGCACTCTGTCCACCAGCTTTTCAATGCCCGTGGCTGCTTCAGCAATATTCTGCGCCAGCATGTATGCAGGTGTGGTAATAATTTTATTGTCTTCGTCCACCACGATGTCATCGACAGGACACGGCACATGTTCGCCGCCCATATCCTCAACAATTTCAGCAGTGTCGATGTCGGTCCCAATGGTCAGGCGCAGTGGGAAATCAAAAATTTTCGGCAGCATCGCCGGGGCAATACAGATAAAACCCTGCGGTTTACCCGCAGCGTGCATCGCACGTGACAGCGCTTTTAAATCCGGATCAACATGGCACTCTGCCCCCTGGGAAGCAAAGCTGCTCAGGTTTTTCGCTGCGCCAAACCCGCCTGGCACAATTAACCCATCAAGCTCTGAAGCATTAGCCTGATTAAGAGGGTGAATATCGCCGCGAACAATGCGTGCCGCTTCAATCAGCACGTTACGAGTTTCCGCCATCGGCTCGCCGGTCAAATGATTAATTACATCAGTCTGGCTTTTATCCGGCGCGAAGCAGACAACATCAGCTCCGTTTCGGGAAAGCGCCAACAATGTGATGACGGCTTCATGAATCTCTGAACCGTCGTAAACACCGCATCCGCTCAGCACGACACCAATCTTTTTCATCATCAGGTTCCTTCTTTGCAACTCGCTGAAGCACATTAATAATTTTGATTAAAACGCTATGCTTCACACATTTCACTGATTCATGTAACAAACCATTTAAGATTTGCTATCTTATCTGCGTGCGGCCTAAATTTTTCAGGCGGCGCCCATTCGAAAATAACTTGAAAAAACAGGCGCAGCCAAGATTTCCCTGGTGTTGGCGCAGTATTCGCGCACCCCGGTTAAGCCGGGGTCATTTTTTTCTGGCGTCGACCCAGGCTTTAAGTACCGCAACATCGTTTTGCCACTCTTGTTTCATCTCTTCGACCCAATCACCCACGTTATCTTCCCATGCAGGTAAATCAGGCGACTGAATCTGTTGTCCCAGCTGTTGCAGGTGACGCAGGCCAACCGAGCCGGCCGCACCTTTGATTTTATGCCCTTCTTCCACAATGCCTTTCTGGTCTCGTGCCGTCAGGTTTGATTCCAGCACACTCAGATAGCCAGGCATCATCTTTTCGAACACGGCCAGACCGTCGGTAATCAGTTTTGGACCAACCAGATCGATATACTGCTCCAGCATCGCGGTATCGAGTATCGTTTGGGCTTTTGCGCTATCAACAGACGTCATGGTGCTCTCCTCTTCATCACGGGTATCCCAGAACTTCTTGATCATGGCGGTCAGGGCAGGCACCGCCAGCGGTTTGCTAAGCACATCATCCATACCGGCATCGAGGTACTCTTTTTTGTCTTTCAGCACGTTCGCCGTCAGCGCGACCAGCGGCGGCAGATCGTCAGCGGCATACTTGCTCGTCAGTTCACGCGAGATATCCAGCCCGGTCATATCCGGCAGTTGAATATCCAGCAAGACGAGGTCATATTCACCCGGTTTAAACATCTCCAGCGCGGCTTTACCGGTCATTGCCACGTCCACACTGTTACCCAGTTTTTCCAGCACCGAGCGTGCCACAATCACGTTCAGCTCGATGTCTTCCACCAACAGGACGTGCAGCGCGGGCAGCGGCATATCATCGTTTTCAAAGGTATCCTCAACCTCTTCAGCCACCGCTGGCGCATGTACCGTCAGCGTGAAGGTCGAGCCTTTGCCCGCCTGGCTGGTTACCGTAATGTCCCCGCCCATACTCTTCGCAAGCCGTTTAGATACCGCCAGGCCAATGCCTGTACCGGTGGCAGGTTTCCCGCCGTTGCTGTCTTTCACCTGGTAGTACATCGCGAAAATTTTGTCCTGCTCCTCCTGCGGAATACCAATCCCGGAGTCTTCCACCTCGAAGTGCAGCATGTCACCTTCGTCATAGCGGATGCGCACCGCAACCTGCCCCTTCTGGGTAAATTTCACGGCGTTACTGATAAGGTTCCACAGGATCTGGCGCAGGCGGGTACCATCCGTAACCACTTTATGCGGCAGTGGCAGGGAGGGTTCCATCACAAAACTCAGCCCCTTCTGCTGTGCCTGCAGACCGGACAAGTTTTCCAGATCGGCCATAAAGCTGGTGAAATCAACCGGCTGGTTATCCAGCTGGACTTTACGGCGCTCCATCTTATCCATGTCGATAATATCATTGAAGATATTCCCCAGCGTGACCGCCGAGACATGGATCGTTTTGAGGTATTTTTCCTGCTCCGCGGTCAGATCGGTATCCAGCAAAATACGGCTCAGACCGACAATGCCATTAAGCGGCGTACGCAGTTCGTGGCTGATGGTGGAGATAAAGGTGGTCTTATCGCGGCTGGCACGCTCCAGGGCATCCTGATAGCGCTTACGCTCGGTAATATCGCGACCAAAGCCCATCAGGCCATGACGTTTCCCGACACGGTCGTAGTAAGGCACTTTACGGATCTCAAAGCAGGCTTTGCGCCCGTCCGGGTAATCCAGCCACTGTTCATAGGTCAGCGAGACGTTGTGGCGGAAGACTTTTTCATCTGTCTCCATGACCTTGGCCGCCGCCTCCTCAGAATAGACATCCTGAGGTTTCAGGTGAATCAGCTGCTTTTCACTTTTCCCGGTCAGCAGCTCCATCGCCCGGTTACAGCCGGAGAACTCTTTGTCTTCGTTACGGTAGAAAACCAGATCCGGTGAAGCATCGAGGAACGAACGCAGGAAAGAGGATTGCTGCTCAAGCTGGATCTGCGTCACCTCACGCTCTTTCATTTCGATTTTAAGCTGCTCCAGTGTGGCCTGACGTTCGGCTTCCGCCTTCTCACGATCTGAAATCTCCTGGTTCAGCTGCGCAATGTTATCTTTGAGCTGAACATTGAGCTTCAGGTCGCGCTCGCGCATCTCTTCCAGTTTATCGACCAGTTTTGACAAGCGCTGACGGGATTCTTCCAGCTGTTCAACCACCACGGAGAGGAAGTAGACCGCCCAGGGGGTAATGAGCAAGCCAAAGAAGATGGAGCGGATAACGTCGATACTCTCAACCTGACCATGCAAAACCATGGTGACGGCCATCTGCACAACGATGGCCAGAACGACCAGTGCCAGCGCAAGCAGCATGGAGAAACGCACCAGCCCGAGCTTCATCATCAGGTCGACGTAGTACTGGGCAAGCATTCGAATTTGCTTCATAGAGGATCCCTTCACGACTTTATCGCTCAATAATACTCAAATTCGCGGCGGGGCGTTGAAGGTTGTGAGAAAAAGTGCGGGGTGAAACAGGAGATTAGCCTCGCTCCCGGTTAACCGGAAGCGAGGAGAGGTCAATCAGGAGCGTTTCAGAAGCAGCCAGAGGCTGATCAGGAGGAAACTGGCGCTTGGCAGCAACGCACCAATAATCGGTGGGATGCCGTAAACCAGCGTCAGCGGGCCGAAGATCTGGTCGAGCACGTAGAATACAAAGCCAAAGCTGATACCGGTTACCACACGTACACCCATCGGCACACTACGCAGGGGGCCGAAGATAAACGACAGCGCCATCAGCATCATCACCGCCACGGACATTGGCTGGAAGATCTTGCTCCACATGTTGAGCTGATAACGTCCGGCATCCTGGCCGCTCGACTTCAGGTATTTCACATAGTTGTGTAAACCGCTGATAGAGAGCGCATCTGGATCCAGAGCCACAACACCGAGCTTATCCGGCGTTAGGTTCGTCTTCCACGTGCCGGAAACCGTCTGAGAACCGGTGATCTGTTTCGGGTCTGTCAGGTCAGACTCATCTACCTGTGACAAACGCCACTGCTTATGTTCGGGATCAAACTTCGCCGATGAGGCGTGTTTGACAGACAGCAAACGACGCTGGTCG
This region includes:
- the lptC gene encoding LPS export ABC transporter periplasmic protein LptC, with amino-acid sequence MSKTRRWVIILLSLVALVLIGVNIADRDDTQTEVINNNDPTYKSDHSDTVVYSPEGALNYRLIAQHVEYFSDDGISWFTQPVMTTFDKDKVPTWSIKSDRAKLTNDRMLYLYGHVEVNALTPDSQLRKITTDNAQINLVTQDVTSQDLVTLYGTTFNSSGLRMRGNLRSKNAELIEKVRTSYEIQNKQTQP
- the lptA gene encoding lipopolysaccharide ABC transporter substrate-binding protein LptA; the encoded protein is MKFKTNKLSLKVIIASAMLATSLPALAVTGDTDQPIHIESDTQSLDMQGNVVTFTGNVVMTQGTIKINADKVVVTRPGGEQGKEIIDGYGNPATFYQMQDNGKPVKGHATHMHYELAKDLVILTGNAYLEQLDSNITGDQITYLVKEQKMQASSEKGKRVTTVLVPSQLQDKGKGQAPAQKKSN
- the lptB gene encoding LPS export ABC transporter ATP-binding protein, which produces MATLTAKNLAKAYKGRRVVEDVSLTVNSGEIVGLLGPNGAGKTTTFYMVVGIVPRDAGNIVIDDEDISLLPLHARARRGIGYLPQEASIFRRLSVYDNLMAVLQIRNDLTSEQRQDRANELMEEFHIEHLRDSLGQALSGGERRRVEIARALAANPKFILLDEPFAGVDPISVIDIKRIIEHLRDSGLGVLITDHNVRETLAVCERAYIVSQGNLIAHGTPQQILEDDHVKRVYLGEDFRL
- the rpoN gene encoding RNA polymerase factor sigma-54 — protein: MKQGLQLRLSQQLAMTPQLQQAIRLLQLSTLELQQELQQALDSNPLLEQTDLHDEVDTQQSQDTEALDTADALEQKEMPDELPLDASWDEIYTAGTPSGTRADYQDDELPVYQGETTQSLQDYLMWQVELTPFSDTDRAIATSIVDAVDDTGYLTLTLDDILESMGDEEIELEEIEAVLKRIQRFDPVGVAAKDLRDCLLIQLSQFSKETPWIDEARVIISDHLDLLANHDFRTLMRVTRLKEEVLKEAVNLIQSLDPRPGQSIQTSEPEYVIPDVLVRKHNGRWVVELNSDSIPRLQINQQYASMCTSARNDSDNQYIRSNLQEARWLIKSLESRNDTLLRVSRCIVEQQQAFFEQGEEYMKPMVLADIAQAVEMHESTISRVTTQKYLHSPRGIFELKYFFSSHVNTEGGGEASSTAIRALVKKLIAAENPAKPLSDSKLTTMLSDQGIMVARRTVAKYRESLSIPPSNQRKQLV
- the hpf gene encoding ribosome hibernation promoting factor, which produces MQLNITGQNVEITEALRDFVNAKFAKLEQYFERINQVYIVLKVEKVTHISDATLHVNGGELHASAEGQDMYAAIDGLIDKLARQLNKHKDKLKQH
- the ptsN gene encoding PTS IIA-like nitrogen regulatory protein PtsN, translating into MMNNDSALQLSNVLNQECTRSAVHCQSKKRALEIISELAAKQLGLPPQVVFEAILTREKMGSTGIGNGIAIPHGKLEEDTLRAVGVFVQLETPIAFDAIDNQPVDLLFALLVPADQTKTHLHTLSLVAKRLADKTICRRLRSAQSDEELYQIITEAEGNQDDA
- the rapZ gene encoding RNase adapter RapZ translates to MVLMIVSGRSGSGKSVALRALEDMGFYCVDNLPVVLLPDLARTLAERQTSAAVSIDVRNMPESPEIFEQAMSNLPEEFSPQLLFLDADRNTLIRRYSDTRRLHPLSSKNLSLESAIDEESDLLEPLRSRADLIVDTSEMSVHELAEMLRTRLLGKRERELTMVFESFGFKHGIPIDADYVFDVRFLPNPHWDPKLRPMTGLDKPVAAFLDRHTEVHNFIYQTRSYLELWLPMLETNNRSYLTVAIGCTGGKHRSVYIAEQLADYFRSRGKNVQSRHRTLEKRKT
- the npr gene encoding PTS phosphocarrier protein NPr — its product is MTVKQTVEITNKLGMHARPAMKLFELMQGFDAEVLLRNDEGTEAEANSVIALLMLDSAKGRQIEVEATGPQEEEALAAVIALFNAGFDED
- the mtgA gene encoding monofunctional biosynthetic peptidoglycan transglycosylase, which gives rise to MSRKFSPGARLKRILLRALLVLAVFWGGGIALFSIVPVPFSAVMVERQIGAWLSGDFRYVAHSDWVSMDEISPFMGLAVIAAEDQKFPEHWGFDVAAIEKALAHNERHENRVRGASTLSQQTAKNLFLWEGRSWVRKGLEAGLTLGMETVWSKRRILTVYLNIAEFGDGVFGVEAAAQRYFNKPASRLSMSEAALLAAVLPNPIRFKASAPSGYVRSRQAWIMRQMNQLGGEGFMQRNNLM
- the elbB gene encoding isoprenoid biosynthesis glyoxalase ElbB yields the protein MKKIGVVLSGCGVYDGSEIHEAVITLLALSRNGADVVCFAPDKSQTDVINHLTGEPMAETRNVLIEAARIVRGDIHPLNQANASELDGLIVPGGFGAAKNLSSFASQGAECHVDPDLKALSRAMHAAGKPQGFICIAPAMLPKIFDFPLRLTIGTDIDTAEIVEDMGGEHVPCPVDDIVVDEDNKIITTPAYMLAQNIAEAATGIEKLVDRVLVLAE
- the arcB gene encoding aerobic respiration two-component sensor histidine kinase ArcB, translating into MKQIRMLAQYYVDLMMKLGLVRFSMLLALALVVLAIVVQMAVTMVLHGQVESIDVIRSIFFGLLITPWAVYFLSVVVEQLEESRQRLSKLVDKLEEMRERDLKLNVQLKDNIAQLNQEISDREKAEAERQATLEQLKIEMKEREVTQIQLEQQSSFLRSFLDASPDLVFYRNEDKEFSGCNRAMELLTGKSEKQLIHLKPQDVYSEEAAAKVMETDEKVFRHNVSLTYEQWLDYPDGRKACFEIRKVPYYDRVGKRHGLMGFGRDITERKRYQDALERASRDKTTFISTISHELRTPLNGIVGLSRILLDTDLTAEQEKYLKTIHVSAVTLGNIFNDIIDMDKMERRKVQLDNQPVDFTSFMADLENLSGLQAQQKGLSFVMEPSLPLPHKVVTDGTRLRQILWNLISNAVKFTQKGQVAVRIRYDEGDMLHFEVEDSGIGIPQEEQDKIFAMYYQVKDSNGGKPATGTGIGLAVSKRLAKSMGGDITVTSQAGKGSTFTLTVHAPAVAEEVEDTFENDDMPLPALHVLLVEDIELNVIVARSVLEKLGNSVDVAMTGKAALEMFKPGEYDLVLLDIQLPDMTGLDISRELTSKYAADDLPPLVALTANVLKDKKEYLDAGMDDVLSKPLAVPALTAMIKKFWDTRDEEESTMTSVDSAKAQTILDTAMLEQYIDLVGPKLITDGLAVFEKMMPGYLSVLESNLTARDQKGIVEEGHKIKGAAGSVGLRHLQQLGQQIQSPDLPAWEDNVGDWVEEMKQEWQNDVAVLKAWVDARKK
- the lptG gene encoding LPS export ABC transporter permease LptG, yielding MQAFGVLDRYIGKTIFTTIMMTLFMLVSLSGIIKFVDQLKKAGQGSYDAMGAGMYTLLSVPKDVQIFFPMAALLGALLGLGMLAQRSELVVMQASGFTRMQVALSVMKTAIPLVLLTMAIGEWVAPQGEQTARNYRAQAMYGGSLLSTQQGLWAKDGKSFVYIERVKGNDELGGVSIYTFNDQRRLLSVKHASSAKFDPEHKQWRLSQVDESDLTDPKQITGSQTVSGTWKTNLTPDKLGVVALDPDALSISGLHNYVKYLKSSGQDAGRYQLNMWSKIFQPMSVAVMMLMALSFIFGPLRSVPMGVRVVTGISFGFVFYVLDQIFGPLTLVYGIPPIIGALLPSASFLLISLWLLLKRS